One Citrus sinensis cultivar Valencia sweet orange chromosome 5, DVS_A1.0, whole genome shotgun sequence genomic window, ATTCACGTACTCCATACAGCCATTCTCTAATGTCTCCCACCAACCATCGTAACACAATTCAAGTAcaattgaatccattaagcctgaaattaaaaaaaaaatttatttcagtcctaattaaaataatacaattttaataaatctcCAAGAGTGGGTGCGACAGGCAACCTGTCGCCCgaagcttggtgcgacagggtgcctgtcgcaccaagttttgctgcgacaggcagcctgtcgcCAGATTCAGATTCACCCGACTCAGTTCAGtaagttcagaaaataattcataccAGTAAGTGACGTcgatttgtgttgaatttggATAGATTATGATCGGATATCACTTTTACAGTTGTCTTTTGCGGTCGCCGTTGGCTTATGATTCAAGAATGAAAAGCTACTTTTGGTTTGGCGAGATGGGAGAAACAATGTTGGTTTTGTTctgtaaagaagggtaatttgggaagaaaggcttgtgtttggctaatgttgatagaaaaaagttgagagggttaattacgaaaataataaaatattaatggttatttttgtaaatttcccatataattttgatgaagGTTGAAGTTATAAAGTAAAGAAAGGGATTTTTAAAAGGTATTAGGGTGTCAACAGACTAAGTcatactaaaaagaaaaacttagaAGGCTCGATTGCTCGAATTATATGAAGCCCAATTTAGAATTAGAATGGGCCTACACAGAACGAAAGCTCAATTATCTTGTAGTTTATCTGACTAGACACACTCTCCAagaagtataaaataaataataataggttTGTGATATTTAACTCCCTCATTATATCCTACTATCTCTCACCAGTTACTTTTatactaatatatattttattcttatatgAAATGACTTAAAaggtaaatagtttttaagtGCACCCACAtaataatttctattattatataattttagctaatctaatttcttaaaccctaatttatattaactttttaaaattattatctattttcatatattgtaCATTTTACTTTTGTAATCATAGAACAAATTAATGTATAATACTCAATAGAGGATGatgaaaaagatgaagaagtatgaaatttattttatggttATGATAACGGTGGATAAAacctttaaaaagaaatagagagattacaatgattataattttttttctagtttagaatagattttataagttttacaTGGTGAGTGCTtagaaaaaatagataaaaatcataataaggGTAAATTGGGGATTTGGTAGGGTATGTTGAGAGataaagattaatttaaaaattttaataaaaattatttgaaaagtgggGGTTAGTGAGATATAATGAGGGGGCCAAATATCACCACtctaaataataatgtaaataaatgaaagggAGCTGAGGGAAATAGTCAAGATGAgttctatttttcttattttgaattgTACAGCGTACAAGGCGAGCATGACTTAATCTAAGGTCTACTTGGAATTACTTTTGGGAggttcaaaattaattttaaaaatttaaaagctaattttaggattgagtaaatttttttaaaaattacttttggtAAAACCACCTTATCCTACaacagattttgaaaagtagaaaatgagtaactttttaaaatttgattttaagaattatttttatacttaatagaATTCCATATATATCcccatatatattataaaaatctaaaattatccttattaattaggaaataaaggCATTAACTTCAAAAAGactattgttgttgttgttgttgttgttgttgttgttattgttgttgttgttgttgttgttgttgttgttattgttgttgttgttgttgttgttgttgttgttgttgttgttgttgttgctgccAATTATaatgagataacaaaataaaaataaaatttataatagaaaatatttttttagttatatgtacacaataaaaaatattttatacacatatttataaatatttaaataatttttattcaacattatgtCCAATTAACTTATTTACATTCTTACAGtagtttttattaatgaaatttactaaataaatatcattactATTAATACTTAtaacacttttaaaaataaattttactaaatatttaaccGATTCTCTTgatatctaattatttttacagcataactaacaacaattattttaaaagatacaatattattaaactaccCCTTGTAGCAATCATCAACCAGTAACAATTGGTCATGTCATGCTCGATACTAAGTGAATTAAATGGGCCACTTAGCTTAGCTACATACCAAACTTGGCTTGACCATGATGACATAGTCTTCTTCATGTCATAGCCATTCTTTGTTAAATTGAGCGGTTTTGGCTCCATATACTTGCTTGTCTAAAATCTCATGCTTAATTAACTAGACATCCACCAACAAGGGTTCACaacaattttaactttttttttaaaaaaatattatctgcTTCGGCAatctattttcttattttccattttgttCGATGAATGCAATTCTTGtttatcatcaataaaagcaaaatattagaagaaagaatagaaaacaaaaatctccAATAAAATGTAAGCTGTGAAAATAACTGAATAATAATACACTACTACATGCCACCTCTCAATATTTTCACTTAGTTAATCTAAATTtcacttcatttatttgtaatgTTTTGGTTAAAAGACACTCATTTGCGTCCCTTCAACGAAGCCTactccttttttcttttttttttaatgatcaATGTAAGCATGTATTGTTGAGTCACAGCAGAATATGAAATAACAATCAATAAACTTTGCTCTTGTGGTCTGGGAGCGTACATGCAGCACAAATTCTTTTCCAACAGCGGATTATTATTAGGGCTGGAAACAGAAGCCAGGTGCCGCCTTGTGCAATGAagtatgaataataaaaatatctagTGGATGCAAATTTATCGCCTTCCAAGAAAGCTGTTATGAAGTAGAGGGACGACCCATAGAACTGCACAAGAGAAAGCGCGAACTGAAGAATGTAGCTGTATGACTTTCCTTTAGCTATAGCATACACTGCAAGAAGACTGGCAGGGCCAACAAAAATCACGGCAATTCCTTCAATACCAAGAACCGCCGCATGTCTTGATGCATATCTTGAATCACCTTTGCTGTATTCTTTCCAAACTTCGGCAAAATAATTCCCAGACTCGTCCTTATAAAACTCTGGAGAGAAAACCCAGTAACCCTCGTGAATGATGTGAATGAGGCCACTTACAGCCCACCAGATCATAAGCCATCTGTCTGTTTTAGACAATTTGCGTGATGACCTCCCGGAGACGAGCCAGATGACAAGCATGACCAAAAAGGTAGCGATTCCGTTCCAAGCATGTACTTCAGATGTAGATCGTAAATTTGGAGTAAAATCTGGTAGAATCAGATCACTCGGCGAATAGGGATGactcatttttaatttcttatcttcttcttcttcacttggAATTGGAATTATCGCCTTCAATTTAGCCTACTACTTTTAtccttttctttatattatctttggtaGGGTCCCAAATCCCTTCTAGAAGGTTGATGTTTGTTCATTTGGCCAACTGTAAGTGGACATACTCATTATGAGTAATTGAATCCCCTCCCAAATGCCTTCAATAAGATTGATGTTTGTTCATTTGGCCAAGTGTAATTAAGTGGACATACTCATGAATAATTGAATCCCCCCTATAAAGAAAAAGCAGAAACTAGTTTTCAAAGTGTTTCAGTAAATCATCATGAGTGGCCCTAAACACTCTCCAAGGGCAAAATTTTGATGAGAtcacaaaaatgattttgtggGCTAAGCACACTTTAACTAATGAACAAGTTAACTACAATGTTTAGATTCAACCATGCAATTTTAATCACAGTGGTCACAAGAAACGATCATAGTCATTTCCCATTTGCCTACTATCaaatctaaaatatatataaatcattttaaggCCACAAAAGGGTGGCTTATAGTAATGGTTTTATCAATTAAGAATCTTGGAAAAGGAAGAGACAATATTTACAGATCCCCAGTTTTGCGTTggagatgaaaagaaaatgtaatagCTTACTATAAAAAGGAAAGAACGTGacattattatatttccatgggtttttattaaatgattttaagaATATTCTTTTAAGGGACAGAGCAAATCTTTTACAAATCCCTAACCTTATGTGTTGAAGATCTTGCAGAAATGATTCCAACCAACTTGCTGCTCGTCCATTGATGCAGTCTATTCTTTCTAGAACTATTGAGTAATATAGGggtgggaaaaaaagaaaaaagatgattGTATGAACTTTGTTACATAAAAAGATTATCTTAGACTCCAAAAATGCCAGCCAAAATTGGTTGGAAAAGAGATTTACATGGTCCTAGCTAGTTGTGGGACACAGTGTGTCAAATTACTTTACAATATTTGGAAGTGTTTTATGTATCAACAAATGTATTGCCATTAAACTAAACTTTTAAAAGTTCATGCATGAGGATTCAATGCATAGGAGTATACTCTGAGAATACTCATTTgtacacaaaatatatatataatcgtATAGTATTAAACAGATTAATATCTTTTTATCAACACCATAGtataaataacacaaaatttttaaaaactcaaacaAGCTCGGGACAAGAAGAGaagatgttaattttttactaaaatttattactcattcaaagaaaatattatcaatTGAACATGCTCAAATTACTTGATGGTGATATATAAACtcccttttttaaatattttagtcaCAAAAAACGCCAACAGAAATTAACACTGTCAGTCTGTCCAGATCTCAAATATTGTAATCAACAGTCTTTCTTTTTGAGCATTTTCGGGTCCACACAGCTACAAATTATCATTAAGGTTACTTGCAGGAAGGAACATGACGGATCAAATAATGGACTCAATAAATTTCCCCAACAGTAAGCACATGGCTTTGTTCTGTAtcttattatcattttgtCAATGGATTTTGTACTCTTGCCTCCTCAACCAATCAcactatttataaaataaaataataataataataatttatgaagCACAAGTGTACAGATAATGCAGAGATTCTAATGAATATTAtgaatatgttattttttattttttaaaaagatcacttgcaatatttaattaatacaaatggTGGAGGgaacaaaaaacaaacaataatgatCACAAGTCACaactagaaataaaataaaataaataataagatattattattattattggacaAGTCATAGACAATAAACTCAAGTTACAGAAGTGGGAAGTTGGAGACTTATAAACATGTtctaagaatattaattattgcttCTTGTCACTAAACAAATCTCTCTCAGAATATATTCCAACTCTCTACTAATTactaacattttaaaaacaaaaacccaaaaaagagaaaagaaaaaaaaaaacgcatGATACATAAGCACATCCAAACTCTCCCTGCTTGATTCCTCAACAAGCCGGTTTGCCCTTTTGGTTTTGAAATCAGCTTTTTTAACAAGCTGCTTTTGGCAAAAAGTTGCTGATCATAATCAATCTTCAGCTTCTGTTCTTGCACTTCTCAACTGCCCTTGGTGCTGCAAAAATAATAGCAAGAAATTATATTCTCAACATGCTTACATGCTAATTACATATATCAATAACATTATATCTATTAATCATATATGGTATAAAATGTTAATGAaggttaattatatataattaccaAGTCCAATGGCCTCGGATCCTTTCATTATTCTTAAGCGTTTGCATGAATCAACAAACATACTgtcaatcaaatcaaattgagaAAGTATCATTAGCATACTGCAAGGATGTACATGCGTACCAAGATATTCACTTGtacttttattgaacttacAAACAACCAATCAACACATGACATCGTGACAGTGTTTATATACATGTCATGATTCTATTGGTTGGTTGTACTGACTCTAAAGTAACACAATAGAAGTGAATGAACTTACTCCCATGGTACATCACCAACAAGCATCCAATCTCCATCTTTGTCTTCATAAGTAGGTACATAATCTGAGCCATTCAAAAGATCAATCAGTTTGCTCTCATTCATAAAATCCTTCATCCCTTGAGACCCACAGTTACCTACATACATAacagattaaataaataaacccactttttttaacttttttttaaaaaaagcacTTTTTGAGTAGTGTGAATTGTGGgaggaaattaattaaaagtgcTTGTGTTAGTTATATGTAGGTACCAATGGTGAAAGAGCTGAACATTTTGCCAAGGGCATCAGAGAGTTCTTGGTAGCTTTTGTATAGCTTCAAGTCAACCTTGCGCAAGTATGGGGCACCATCCATGCTCACTTTAACAAAAGCTAcattgctgctgctgctgctgctagcCTTATTATCACCTTCTTCATTGTCCTTTTGGACGGCCATGATGTTCTTTCTGAATGATCTAACGGGTGGCCAACCCACAACTTGTGacctgcaaaaaaaaaaaatcagatcaTTTTCATGTCATTAACTATTAATTGACCccccaaataataataacttactATATTGAGGCCtaaaaaaatttgggttttcactaaaattCAGTGGTTTTGTTTATATTACGTTTCAACCTTTTCGAAATtgttatttcttctttatggCTTCCGTTGAACCAAAATTCTGATTCcgaaattatgatataaaatatttatcaaattttgtgATTAGAGGCatgttattttttgaaaaagcaAGTGGCCTTTTCTTATTTGTCTGACCGTACAACtgagatttctttttttcccggTGTACAACAAAATGAGATAAGAATCATTAGCTGTggcctttttttaaaaattttaatttgaaaattgaaatattgttTGGTGGGTGAGAAAAGTAAAGATTCCTaatgttttgtaattttcctCTTTCCTCCCGACAGAAAACCAAATCCTTGAAATCTCCCTTTAGTCAGAATTGTTTGCTTATGTGACAACAACATAACGTACCCTCATAAAACTCTTTAACGATTATTTTTTTCGGATTCCCCATCAATAGTATTTCTTAcaggaaattaattaaaaatgtcaaaaatcaatttcattgaatttacACACTAgctaataagttttttttaaaaaaaaaatgttagtattttgttatcttcacatgaagaaaattaagtccttattttcattatgaacgttaaaaaaaaaaaagaaaaaagaaaaactaatcTCACACTTTTCTCTTTCacttgaaataattaataaattaaattcaacattttatttaaccAATAATATATAACATCTACTCTAGCTAGTAATAACGATATTTCATCTTGATATTAGAAAAAGATATATAACAGTATTTAGATAATTTGTTAGCGTTAattaaaaagacaaatttgCATTCCAAGTAacgataatttaaaaagaaaaaaaaataatatatcaaaatagaaaaataacttaCTTGGCCGGAGGCTTTGAAAGGTCTGTAGCCCCAGTAGCAGAAGCACTTTTGCCCTTCGTCTTCTCAATTACATCAATCCCACCTGACTCTTTTGTTGAAAG contains:
- the LOC102617550 gene encoding auxin-responsive protein IAA16 isoform X2, giving the protein MINFEATELRLGLPGGNGGSSEGGGGGEKAKNNNINGMKRGFADTVVDLKLNLSTKESGGIDVIEKTKGKSASATGATDLSKPPAKSQVVGWPPVRSFRKNIMAVQKDNEEGDNKASSSSSSNVAFVKVSMDGAPYLRKVDLKLYKSYQELSDALGKMFSSFTIDYVPTYEDKDGDWMLVGDVPWDMFVDSCKRLRIMKGSEAIGLAPRAVEKCKNRS
- the LOC102618211 gene encoding probable 3-beta-hydroxysteroid-Delta(8),Delta(7)-isomerase → MSHPYSPSDLILPDFTPNLRSTSEVHAWNGIATFLVMLVIWLVSGRSSRKLSKTDRWLMIWWAVSGLIHIIHEGYWVFSPEFYKDESGNYFAEVWKEYSKGDSRYASRHAAVLGIEGIAVIFVGPASLLAVYAIAKGKSYSYILQFALSLVQFYGSSLYFITAFLEGDKFASTRYFYYSYFIAQGGTWLLFPALIIIRCWKRICAACTLPDHKSKVY
- the LOC102617550 gene encoding auxin-responsive protein IAA16 isoform X1 — protein: MINFEATELRLGLPGGNGGSSEGGGGGEKAKNNNINGMKRGFADTVVDLKLNLSTKESGGIDVIEKTKGKSASATGATDLSKPPAKSQVVGWPPVRSFRKNIMAVQKDNEEGDNKASSSSSSNVAFVKVSMDGAPYLRKVDLKLYKSYQELSDALGKMFSSFTIGNCGSQGMKDFMNESKLIDLLNGSDYVPTYEDKDGDWMLVGDVPWDMFVDSCKRLRIMKGSEAIGLAPRAVEKCKNRS